From Dermochelys coriacea isolate rDerCor1 chromosome 8, rDerCor1.pri.v4, whole genome shotgun sequence, the proteins below share one genomic window:
- the FAM193B gene encoding protein FAM193B isoform X6 produces the protein MTRRRNKAAAAAGARRSGRGSRPPAPPPGPGPAEPPEAAPGSSAEPGRAPQVLPTANQSVQTCCLLCHRERKDWGGPSHNGLVSPGERLPPDFVPTLVQNLLGEMPLWICQSCRKSVEEEERRAVQEQALAVSLSHTSCKSQSCGGGSHSSSSSSSSSSSSCHGNSGDWDPSSFLSAHKLSGLWNSQHANGATQGSPLGGGCTSADSISGDKHPSLPLAPECIGQAPAAAPGLKACPYSHAVPPASSGAAPGSPLPTSLDFCKTLPKQLKSMCRRPTPPGEAFHSLDHHRHPDLAAPPNSPTGLPSQPPALISTKQSPAHLNTSPQAAPVPAASPHAAAAESPPAGILSHGQASCKSPHLPPANVPLLKMPPPLSGCAHPCNGHCSGSLVPPAAPHQLPSTNRDPVCKGHKFPNGTSCHPPQSCEADEGLGEDEDSSSERSSCTSSSTNQKDGKFCDCCYCEFFGHNAPPAAPTSRNYAEIREKLRSRLTKRKEELPQKLGHSSSSGEPAVDHRDVDELLDYINSSEPKPLNSAKAAKRARHKQKKKEKEKAQLEAEAQKRVARGPLAGQDRELAEEKLLEWPQLELERVNSFLSSRLQEIKNTIKDSIRASFSVYDLNLDVADFPKKAAVLEQKTLLSHLNGSSGLQEIDLDLSPLSLGSSKNHMLLRSELGPRWGEGPGEGPPQAENGVVKRLSAVPNLSRMIWVQSPQPTDSAQESGGPGLECKEVAPAKGPEQQEQAPAGGRLRRNKRQSCQARKGECTAVPSTQAGLESPSSKGLVLGAKHPSRPGAVPALRRGSGCVEPPESAKGQGWGCGGSRPEKERSSEWKGRRGEGKAEQPELVQPPPLAAGDQQPPHPVTLGSSPQPKGKSRKSRSRMEKSNTSIDDVFLPKDVDGVEMDETDREVEYFKRFCLDSAKQTRQKVAVNWTNFTLKKTTSSAAQ, from the exons gtgctgcccACTGCCAACCAGTCTGTGCAGACGTGTTGCTTGCTATGTCACCGAGAGCGCAAGGACTGGGGAGGCCCATCTCACAATGGACTGGTCTCCCCGGGCGAGAGGTTGCCTCCAGACTTCGTGCCAACGCTCGTGCAGAACCTGCTGGGAGAAATGCCGCTGTGGATCTGCCAGAGCTGTCGGAagagtgtggaggaggaggagcggcgAGCTGTCCAGGAGCAGGCCTTGGCG GTCTCGTTATCACACACGTCCTGCAAGTCGCAGTCTTGCGGGGGCGGCTCCcactcctcatcttcctcatcgtcatcttcctcctcctcgtgCCACGGGAACTCGGGGGACTGGGATCCCAGCTCCTTCCTGTCTGCTCACAAACTGTCGGGCCTCTGGAATTCCCAGCATGCCAACGGAGCCACGCAaggcagccccttgggggggggctgCACTAG CGCTGACTCCATTTCAGGTGACAAGCACCCCAGCCTCCCGCTGGCTCCGGAGTGCATCGGCCAGGCTCCCGCTGCGGCACCTGGGCTCAAGGCCTGTCCTTACAGCCATGCCGTCCCCCCAGCTTCCAGCGGGGCTGCCCCCGGTTCGCCTCTGCCTACCTCACTCGACTTCTGTAAGACGCTTCCCAAGCAGCTCAAGAGCATGTGCCGCAGGCCCACCCCGCCAG GTGAGGCCTTCCACTCCTTGGACCATCACCGGCACCCAGACCTCGCCGCTCCTCCCAACAGCCCCACAGGGCTCCCCTCCCAGCCACCGGCGCTGATCTCCACCAAGCAGTCACCCGCCCACCTGAACACCTCACCGCAGGCAGCGCcggtccctgcagccagcccccacgCAGCCGCTGCCGAGTCCCCTCCTGCTGGCATCCTCTCGCATGGCCAGGCCTCCTGCAAGAGCCCTCACCTGCCCCCTGCCAACGTGCCACTTCTGAAGATGCCACCTCCGCTTTCAGGCTGTGCCCACCCCTGCAATGGGCACTGCAGCGGGTCCCTGGTGCCACCAGCTGCTCCACACCAGCTGCCCAGCACTAACAG ggacCCCGTGTGCAAAGGACACAAGTTCCCCAATGGTACCAGCTGCCACCCGCCCCAGTCATGCGAGGCGgacgaggggctcggggaggatgAGGACAGCAGCTCTGAGCGCAGCTcctgcacctcctcctccaccaaccaGAAAGACGGGAAATTCTGTGACTGCTGCTACTGTGAGTTCTTCGGCCACAACGCG ccccctgCGGCCCCCACGAGCCGGAACTATGCCGAGATCCGGGAGAAGCTGCGCTCCCGTCTCACCAAGAGGAAGGAGGAGCTCCCACAGAAGCTgggccacagcagcagctcaggggaGCCGGCCGTGGATCACCGGGACGTGGACGAGCTACTGGACTACATCAACAGCTCGGAGCCCAAGCCCCTGAACAGCGCCAAGGCCGCCAAGCGGGCACGGCACAAGCAGAAGAAGAAg GAGAAGGAGAAAGCCCAGCTGGAGGCGGAGGCCCAGAAGCGGGTGGCGCGCGGCCCTCTGGCTGGCCAGGACAGGGAGCTGGCGGAGGAGAAGCTCCTGGAGtggccccagctggagctggagcgggTGAACAGCTTCCTCAGCAGCCGGCTGCAGGAGATCAAGAACACCATTAAGGACTCCATCCGCGCCAGCTTCAGCGTCTACGACCTCAACCTGGACGTTGCTGACTTCCCCAAGAAGGCCGCTGTGCTGGAGCAGAAGACTCTGCTGTCCCATCTTAACGGCTCCTCGGGCCTGCAGGAGATCGATCTGGATCTCTCCCCTCTGAGCCTGGGCTCCTCCAAGAACCACATGCTGCTACGGAGTGAGCTGGGCCCTCGCTGGGGGGAGGGCCCTGGGGAGGGGCCACCGCAGGCTGAGAATGGGGTGGTGAAGCGCCTGAGCGCAGTGCCCAACCTCTCCCGGATGATCTGGGTCCAGTCTCCCCAGCCGACAGACTCTGCCCAGGAGAGCGGCGGGCCTGGCCTGGAGTGCAAGGAGGTGGCGCCGGCCAAGGGTCCAGAACAGCAGGAGCAGGCACCGGCGGGGGGCAGACTGAGGAGGAACAAGCGACAGAGCTGCCAGGCGAGGAAGGGGGAATGCACTGCGGTGCCCAGCACCCAGGCCGGGCTGGAGAGCCCCAGCTCGAaggggctggtgctgggagccaaGCACCCTTCGAGGCCTGGAGCAGTGCCCGCGCTGCGGAGGGGGAGTGGCTGTGTGGAGCCACCGGAGAGCgccaaggggcagggctggggctgcggcGGCTCCAGGCCCGAGAAGGAGAGGAGCAGCGAGTGGAAAGGCCGGAGGGGCGAGGGCAAAGCAGAGCAGCCGGAGCTGGTGCAGCCACCTCCCCTTGCTGCTGGGGATCAGCAGCCCCCGCACCCTGTAACCCTGGgcagctccccccagcccaagGGCAAGAGCAGGAAGAGCAGGAGCAGGATGGAGAAATCCAACACGTCCATCG ATGACGTGTTCCTGCCCAAAGACGTGGATGGGGTAGAGATGGACGAGACGGACCGAGAAGTAGAGTACTTCAAGAG gttCTGTCTGGATTCTGCTAAGCAAACTCGGCAGAAAGTGGCTGTGAACTGGACCAACTTCACCCTGAAGAAAACCACTTCAAGTGCAGCTCAgtga
- the FAM193B gene encoding protein FAM193B isoform X3: protein MKTGLCKLLPRPLQEEFRAPSWNSRDELWHWDEFAEISRVPVRMMGCCPLPTSLCRRVACYVTESARTGEAHLTMDWSPRARGCLQTSCQRSCRTCWEKCRCGSARAVGRVWRRRSGELSRSRPWRSRYHTRPASRSLAGAAPTPHLPHRHLPPPRATGTRGTGIPAPSCLLTNCRASGIPSMPTEPRKAAPWGGAALGDKHPSLPLAPECIGQAPAAAPGLKACPYSHAVPPASSGAAPGSPLPTSLDFCKTLPKQLKSMCRRPTPPGEAFHSLDHHRHPDLAAPPNSPTGLPSQPPALISTKQSPAHLNTSPQAAPVPAASPHAAAAESPPAGILSHGQASCKSPHLPPANVPLLKMPPPLSGCAHPCNGHCSGSLVPPAAPHQLPSTNRDPVCKGHKFPNGTSCHPPQSCEADEGLGEDEDSSSERSSCTSSSTNQKDGKFCDCCYCEFFGHNAPPAAPTSRNYAEIREKLRSRLTKRKEELPQKLGHSSSSGEPAVDHRDVDELLDYINSSEPKPLNSAKAAKRARHKQKKKEKEKAQLEAEAQKRVARGPLAGQDRELAEEKLLEWPQLELERVNSFLSSRLQEIKNTIKDSIRASFSVYDLNLDVADFPKKAAVLEQKTLLSHLNGSSGLQEIDLDLSPLSLGSSKNHMLLRSELGPRWGEGPGEGPPQAENGVVKRLSAVPNLSRMIWVQSPQPTDSAQESGGPGLECKEVAPAKGPEQQEQAPAGGRLRRNKRQSCQARKGECTAVPSTQAGLESPSSKGLVLGAKHPSRPGAVPALRRGSGCVEPPESAKGQGWGCGGSRPEKERSSEWKGRRGEGKAEQPELVQPPPLAAGDQQPPHPVTLGSSPQPKGKSRKSRSRMEKSNTSIDDVFLPKDVDGVEMDETDREVEYFKRFCLDSAKQTRQKVAVNWTNFTLKKTTSSAAQ from the exons gtgctgcccACTGCCAACCAGTCTGTGCAGACGTGTTGCTTGCTATGTCACCGAGAGCGCAAGGACTGGGGAGGCCCATCTCACAATGGACTGGTCTCCCCGGGCGAGAGGTTGCCTCCAGACTTCGTGCCAACGCTCGTGCAGAACCTGCTGGGAGAAATGCCGCTGTGGATCTGCCAGAGCTGTCGGAagagtgtggaggaggaggagcggcgAGCTGTCCAGGAGCAGGCCTTGGCG GTCTCGTTATCACACACGTCCTGCAAGTCGCAGTCTTGCGGGGGCGGCTCCcactcctcatcttcctcatcgtcatcttcctcctcctcgtgCCACGGGAACTCGGGGGACTGGGATCCCAGCTCCTTCCTGTCTGCTCACAAACTGTCGGGCCTCTGGAATTCCCAGCATGCCAACGGAGCCACGCAaggcagccccttgggggggggctgCACTAG GTGACAAGCACCCCAGCCTCCCGCTGGCTCCGGAGTGCATCGGCCAGGCTCCCGCTGCGGCACCTGGGCTCAAGGCCTGTCCTTACAGCCATGCCGTCCCCCCAGCTTCCAGCGGGGCTGCCCCCGGTTCGCCTCTGCCTACCTCACTCGACTTCTGTAAGACGCTTCCCAAGCAGCTCAAGAGCATGTGCCGCAGGCCCACCCCGCCAG GTGAGGCCTTCCACTCCTTGGACCATCACCGGCACCCAGACCTCGCCGCTCCTCCCAACAGCCCCACAGGGCTCCCCTCCCAGCCACCGGCGCTGATCTCCACCAAGCAGTCACCCGCCCACCTGAACACCTCACCGCAGGCAGCGCcggtccctgcagccagcccccacgCAGCCGCTGCCGAGTCCCCTCCTGCTGGCATCCTCTCGCATGGCCAGGCCTCCTGCAAGAGCCCTCACCTGCCCCCTGCCAACGTGCCACTTCTGAAGATGCCACCTCCGCTTTCAGGCTGTGCCCACCCCTGCAATGGGCACTGCAGCGGGTCCCTGGTGCCACCAGCTGCTCCACACCAGCTGCCCAGCACTAACAG ggacCCCGTGTGCAAAGGACACAAGTTCCCCAATGGTACCAGCTGCCACCCGCCCCAGTCATGCGAGGCGgacgaggggctcggggaggatgAGGACAGCAGCTCTGAGCGCAGCTcctgcacctcctcctccaccaaccaGAAAGACGGGAAATTCTGTGACTGCTGCTACTGTGAGTTCTTCGGCCACAACGCG ccccctgCGGCCCCCACGAGCCGGAACTATGCCGAGATCCGGGAGAAGCTGCGCTCCCGTCTCACCAAGAGGAAGGAGGAGCTCCCACAGAAGCTgggccacagcagcagctcaggggaGCCGGCCGTGGATCACCGGGACGTGGACGAGCTACTGGACTACATCAACAGCTCGGAGCCCAAGCCCCTGAACAGCGCCAAGGCCGCCAAGCGGGCACGGCACAAGCAGAAGAAGAAg GAGAAGGAGAAAGCCCAGCTGGAGGCGGAGGCCCAGAAGCGGGTGGCGCGCGGCCCTCTGGCTGGCCAGGACAGGGAGCTGGCGGAGGAGAAGCTCCTGGAGtggccccagctggagctggagcgggTGAACAGCTTCCTCAGCAGCCGGCTGCAGGAGATCAAGAACACCATTAAGGACTCCATCCGCGCCAGCTTCAGCGTCTACGACCTCAACCTGGACGTTGCTGACTTCCCCAAGAAGGCCGCTGTGCTGGAGCAGAAGACTCTGCTGTCCCATCTTAACGGCTCCTCGGGCCTGCAGGAGATCGATCTGGATCTCTCCCCTCTGAGCCTGGGCTCCTCCAAGAACCACATGCTGCTACGGAGTGAGCTGGGCCCTCGCTGGGGGGAGGGCCCTGGGGAGGGGCCACCGCAGGCTGAGAATGGGGTGGTGAAGCGCCTGAGCGCAGTGCCCAACCTCTCCCGGATGATCTGGGTCCAGTCTCCCCAGCCGACAGACTCTGCCCAGGAGAGCGGCGGGCCTGGCCTGGAGTGCAAGGAGGTGGCGCCGGCCAAGGGTCCAGAACAGCAGGAGCAGGCACCGGCGGGGGGCAGACTGAGGAGGAACAAGCGACAGAGCTGCCAGGCGAGGAAGGGGGAATGCACTGCGGTGCCCAGCACCCAGGCCGGGCTGGAGAGCCCCAGCTCGAaggggctggtgctgggagccaaGCACCCTTCGAGGCCTGGAGCAGTGCCCGCGCTGCGGAGGGGGAGTGGCTGTGTGGAGCCACCGGAGAGCgccaaggggcagggctggggctgcggcGGCTCCAGGCCCGAGAAGGAGAGGAGCAGCGAGTGGAAAGGCCGGAGGGGCGAGGGCAAAGCAGAGCAGCCGGAGCTGGTGCAGCCACCTCCCCTTGCTGCTGGGGATCAGCAGCCCCCGCACCCTGTAACCCTGGgcagctccccccagcccaagGGCAAGAGCAGGAAGAGCAGGAGCAGGATGGAGAAATCCAACACGTCCATCG ATGACGTGTTCCTGCCCAAAGACGTGGATGGGGTAGAGATGGACGAGACGGACCGAGAAGTAGAGTACTTCAAGAG gttCTGTCTGGATTCTGCTAAGCAAACTCGGCAGAAAGTGGCTGTGAACTGGACCAACTTCACCCTGAAGAAAACCACTTCAAGTGCAGCTCAgtga
- the FAM193B gene encoding protein FAM193B isoform X5 yields the protein MDWSPRARGCLQTSCQRSCRTCWEKCRCGSARAVGRVWRRRSGELSRSRPWRSRYHTRPASRSLAGAAPTPHLPHRHLPPPRATGTRGTGIPAPSCLLTNCRASGIPSMPTEPRKAAPWGGAALGDKHPSLPLAPECIGQAPAAAPGLKACPYSHAVPPASSGAAPGSPLPTSLDFCKTLPKQLKSMCRRPTPPGEAFHSLDHHRHPDLAAPPNSPTGLPSQPPALISTKQSPAHLNTSPQAAPVPAASPHAAAAESPPAGILSHGQASCKSPHLPPANVPLLKMPPPLSGCAHPCNGHCSGSLVPPAAPHQLPSTNRDPVCKGHKFPNGTSCHPPQSCEADEGLGEDEDSSSERSSCTSSSTNQKDGKFCDCCYCEFFGHNAPPAAPTSRNYAEIREKLRSRLTKRKEELPQKLGHSSSSGEPAVDHRDVDELLDYINSSEPKPLNSAKAAKRARHKQKKKEKEKAQLEAEAQKRVARGPLAGQDRELAEEKLLEWPQLELERVNSFLSSRLQEIKNTIKDSIRASFSVYDLNLDVADFPKKAAVLEQKTLLSHLNGSSGLQEIDLDLSPLSLGSSKNHMLLRSELGPRWGEGPGEGPPQAENGVVKRLSAVPNLSRMIWVQSPQPTDSAQESGGPGLECKEVAPAKGPEQQEQAPAGGRLRRNKRQSCQARKGECTAVPSTQAGLESPSSKGLVLGAKHPSRPGAVPALRRGSGCVEPPESAKGQGWGCGGSRPEKERSSEWKGRRGEGKAEQPELVQPPPLAAGDQQPPHPVTLGSSPQPKGKSRKSRSRMEKSNTSIDDVFLPKDVDGVEMDETDREVEYFKRFCLDSAKQTRQKVAVNWTNFTLKKTTSSAAQ from the exons ATGGACTGGTCTCCCCGGGCGAGAGGTTGCCTCCAGACTTCGTGCCAACGCTCGTGCAGAACCTGCTGGGAGAAATGCCGCTGTGGATCTGCCAGAGCTGTCGGAagagtgtggaggaggaggagcggcgAGCTGTCCAGGAGCAGGCCTTGGCG GTCTCGTTATCACACACGTCCTGCAAGTCGCAGTCTTGCGGGGGCGGCTCCcactcctcatcttcctcatcgtcatcttcctcctcctcgtgCCACGGGAACTCGGGGGACTGGGATCCCAGCTCCTTCCTGTCTGCTCACAAACTGTCGGGCCTCTGGAATTCCCAGCATGCCAACGGAGCCACGCAaggcagccccttgggggggggctgCACTAG GTGACAAGCACCCCAGCCTCCCGCTGGCTCCGGAGTGCATCGGCCAGGCTCCCGCTGCGGCACCTGGGCTCAAGGCCTGTCCTTACAGCCATGCCGTCCCCCCAGCTTCCAGCGGGGCTGCCCCCGGTTCGCCTCTGCCTACCTCACTCGACTTCTGTAAGACGCTTCCCAAGCAGCTCAAGAGCATGTGCCGCAGGCCCACCCCGCCAG GTGAGGCCTTCCACTCCTTGGACCATCACCGGCACCCAGACCTCGCCGCTCCTCCCAACAGCCCCACAGGGCTCCCCTCCCAGCCACCGGCGCTGATCTCCACCAAGCAGTCACCCGCCCACCTGAACACCTCACCGCAGGCAGCGCcggtccctgcagccagcccccacgCAGCCGCTGCCGAGTCCCCTCCTGCTGGCATCCTCTCGCATGGCCAGGCCTCCTGCAAGAGCCCTCACCTGCCCCCTGCCAACGTGCCACTTCTGAAGATGCCACCTCCGCTTTCAGGCTGTGCCCACCCCTGCAATGGGCACTGCAGCGGGTCCCTGGTGCCACCAGCTGCTCCACACCAGCTGCCCAGCACTAACAG ggacCCCGTGTGCAAAGGACACAAGTTCCCCAATGGTACCAGCTGCCACCCGCCCCAGTCATGCGAGGCGgacgaggggctcggggaggatgAGGACAGCAGCTCTGAGCGCAGCTcctgcacctcctcctccaccaaccaGAAAGACGGGAAATTCTGTGACTGCTGCTACTGTGAGTTCTTCGGCCACAACGCG ccccctgCGGCCCCCACGAGCCGGAACTATGCCGAGATCCGGGAGAAGCTGCGCTCCCGTCTCACCAAGAGGAAGGAGGAGCTCCCACAGAAGCTgggccacagcagcagctcaggggaGCCGGCCGTGGATCACCGGGACGTGGACGAGCTACTGGACTACATCAACAGCTCGGAGCCCAAGCCCCTGAACAGCGCCAAGGCCGCCAAGCGGGCACGGCACAAGCAGAAGAAGAAg GAGAAGGAGAAAGCCCAGCTGGAGGCGGAGGCCCAGAAGCGGGTGGCGCGCGGCCCTCTGGCTGGCCAGGACAGGGAGCTGGCGGAGGAGAAGCTCCTGGAGtggccccagctggagctggagcgggTGAACAGCTTCCTCAGCAGCCGGCTGCAGGAGATCAAGAACACCATTAAGGACTCCATCCGCGCCAGCTTCAGCGTCTACGACCTCAACCTGGACGTTGCTGACTTCCCCAAGAAGGCCGCTGTGCTGGAGCAGAAGACTCTGCTGTCCCATCTTAACGGCTCCTCGGGCCTGCAGGAGATCGATCTGGATCTCTCCCCTCTGAGCCTGGGCTCCTCCAAGAACCACATGCTGCTACGGAGTGAGCTGGGCCCTCGCTGGGGGGAGGGCCCTGGGGAGGGGCCACCGCAGGCTGAGAATGGGGTGGTGAAGCGCCTGAGCGCAGTGCCCAACCTCTCCCGGATGATCTGGGTCCAGTCTCCCCAGCCGACAGACTCTGCCCAGGAGAGCGGCGGGCCTGGCCTGGAGTGCAAGGAGGTGGCGCCGGCCAAGGGTCCAGAACAGCAGGAGCAGGCACCGGCGGGGGGCAGACTGAGGAGGAACAAGCGACAGAGCTGCCAGGCGAGGAAGGGGGAATGCACTGCGGTGCCCAGCACCCAGGCCGGGCTGGAGAGCCCCAGCTCGAaggggctggtgctgggagccaaGCACCCTTCGAGGCCTGGAGCAGTGCCCGCGCTGCGGAGGGGGAGTGGCTGTGTGGAGCCACCGGAGAGCgccaaggggcagggctggggctgcggcGGCTCCAGGCCCGAGAAGGAGAGGAGCAGCGAGTGGAAAGGCCGGAGGGGCGAGGGCAAAGCAGAGCAGCCGGAGCTGGTGCAGCCACCTCCCCTTGCTGCTGGGGATCAGCAGCCCCCGCACCCTGTAACCCTGGgcagctccccccagcccaagGGCAAGAGCAGGAAGAGCAGGAGCAGGATGGAGAAATCCAACACGTCCATCG ATGACGTGTTCCTGCCCAAAGACGTGGATGGGGTAGAGATGGACGAGACGGACCGAGAAGTAGAGTACTTCAAGAG gttCTGTCTGGATTCTGCTAAGCAAACTCGGCAGAAAGTGGCTGTGAACTGGACCAACTTCACCCTGAAGAAAACCACTTCAAGTGCAGCTCAgtga
- the FAM193B gene encoding protein FAM193B isoform X1 translates to MIVFALVIPCSSECHRTLVHCMEKQREHCRGLQSNLMRLDYKQRVWVRRKPAPLRCCPLPTSLCRRVACYVTESARTGEAHLTMDWSPRARGCLQTSCQRSCRTCWEKCRCGSARAVGRVWRRRSGELSRSRPWRSRYHTRPASRSLAGAAPTPHLPHRHLPPPRATGTRGTGIPAPSCLLTNCRASGIPSMPTEPRKAAPWGGAALGDKHPSLPLAPECIGQAPAAAPGLKACPYSHAVPPASSGAAPGSPLPTSLDFCKTLPKQLKSMCRRPTPPGEAFHSLDHHRHPDLAAPPNSPTGLPSQPPALISTKQSPAHLNTSPQAAPVPAASPHAAAAESPPAGILSHGQASCKSPHLPPANVPLLKMPPPLSGCAHPCNGHCSGSLVPPAAPHQLPSTNRDPVCKGHKFPNGTSCHPPQSCEADEGLGEDEDSSSERSSCTSSSTNQKDGKFCDCCYCEFFGHNAPPAAPTSRNYAEIREKLRSRLTKRKEELPQKLGHSSSSGEPAVDHRDVDELLDYINSSEPKPLNSAKAAKRARHKQKKKEKEKAQLEAEAQKRVARGPLAGQDRELAEEKLLEWPQLELERVNSFLSSRLQEIKNTIKDSIRASFSVYDLNLDVADFPKKAAVLEQKTLLSHLNGSSGLQEIDLDLSPLSLGSSKNHMLLRSELGPRWGEGPGEGPPQAENGVVKRLSAVPNLSRMIWVQSPQPTDSAQESGGPGLECKEVAPAKGPEQQEQAPAGGRLRRNKRQSCQARKGECTAVPSTQAGLESPSSKGLVLGAKHPSRPGAVPALRRGSGCVEPPESAKGQGWGCGGSRPEKERSSEWKGRRGEGKAEQPELVQPPPLAAGDQQPPHPVTLGSSPQPKGKSRKSRSRMEKSNTSIDDVFLPKDVDGVEMDETDREVEYFKRFCLDSAKQTRQKVAVNWTNFTLKKTTSSAAQ, encoded by the exons gtgctgcccACTGCCAACCAGTCTGTGCAGACGTGTTGCTTGCTATGTCACCGAGAGCGCAAGGACTGGGGAGGCCCATCTCACAATGGACTGGTCTCCCCGGGCGAGAGGTTGCCTCCAGACTTCGTGCCAACGCTCGTGCAGAACCTGCTGGGAGAAATGCCGCTGTGGATCTGCCAGAGCTGTCGGAagagtgtggaggaggaggagcggcgAGCTGTCCAGGAGCAGGCCTTGGCG GTCTCGTTATCACACACGTCCTGCAAGTCGCAGTCTTGCGGGGGCGGCTCCcactcctcatcttcctcatcgtcatcttcctcctcctcgtgCCACGGGAACTCGGGGGACTGGGATCCCAGCTCCTTCCTGTCTGCTCACAAACTGTCGGGCCTCTGGAATTCCCAGCATGCCAACGGAGCCACGCAaggcagccccttgggggggggctgCACTAG GTGACAAGCACCCCAGCCTCCCGCTGGCTCCGGAGTGCATCGGCCAGGCTCCCGCTGCGGCACCTGGGCTCAAGGCCTGTCCTTACAGCCATGCCGTCCCCCCAGCTTCCAGCGGGGCTGCCCCCGGTTCGCCTCTGCCTACCTCACTCGACTTCTGTAAGACGCTTCCCAAGCAGCTCAAGAGCATGTGCCGCAGGCCCACCCCGCCAG GTGAGGCCTTCCACTCCTTGGACCATCACCGGCACCCAGACCTCGCCGCTCCTCCCAACAGCCCCACAGGGCTCCCCTCCCAGCCACCGGCGCTGATCTCCACCAAGCAGTCACCCGCCCACCTGAACACCTCACCGCAGGCAGCGCcggtccctgcagccagcccccacgCAGCCGCTGCCGAGTCCCCTCCTGCTGGCATCCTCTCGCATGGCCAGGCCTCCTGCAAGAGCCCTCACCTGCCCCCTGCCAACGTGCCACTTCTGAAGATGCCACCTCCGCTTTCAGGCTGTGCCCACCCCTGCAATGGGCACTGCAGCGGGTCCCTGGTGCCACCAGCTGCTCCACACCAGCTGCCCAGCACTAACAG ggacCCCGTGTGCAAAGGACACAAGTTCCCCAATGGTACCAGCTGCCACCCGCCCCAGTCATGCGAGGCGgacgaggggctcggggaggatgAGGACAGCAGCTCTGAGCGCAGCTcctgcacctcctcctccaccaaccaGAAAGACGGGAAATTCTGTGACTGCTGCTACTGTGAGTTCTTCGGCCACAACGCG ccccctgCGGCCCCCACGAGCCGGAACTATGCCGAGATCCGGGAGAAGCTGCGCTCCCGTCTCACCAAGAGGAAGGAGGAGCTCCCACAGAAGCTgggccacagcagcagctcaggggaGCCGGCCGTGGATCACCGGGACGTGGACGAGCTACTGGACTACATCAACAGCTCGGAGCCCAAGCCCCTGAACAGCGCCAAGGCCGCCAAGCGGGCACGGCACAAGCAGAAGAAGAAg GAGAAGGAGAAAGCCCAGCTGGAGGCGGAGGCCCAGAAGCGGGTGGCGCGCGGCCCTCTGGCTGGCCAGGACAGGGAGCTGGCGGAGGAGAAGCTCCTGGAGtggccccagctggagctggagcgggTGAACAGCTTCCTCAGCAGCCGGCTGCAGGAGATCAAGAACACCATTAAGGACTCCATCCGCGCCAGCTTCAGCGTCTACGACCTCAACCTGGACGTTGCTGACTTCCCCAAGAAGGCCGCTGTGCTGGAGCAGAAGACTCTGCTGTCCCATCTTAACGGCTCCTCGGGCCTGCAGGAGATCGATCTGGATCTCTCCCCTCTGAGCCTGGGCTCCTCCAAGAACCACATGCTGCTACGGAGTGAGCTGGGCCCTCGCTGGGGGGAGGGCCCTGGGGAGGGGCCACCGCAGGCTGAGAATGGGGTGGTGAAGCGCCTGAGCGCAGTGCCCAACCTCTCCCGGATGATCTGGGTCCAGTCTCCCCAGCCGACAGACTCTGCCCAGGAGAGCGGCGGGCCTGGCCTGGAGTGCAAGGAGGTGGCGCCGGCCAAGGGTCCAGAACAGCAGGAGCAGGCACCGGCGGGGGGCAGACTGAGGAGGAACAAGCGACAGAGCTGCCAGGCGAGGAAGGGGGAATGCACTGCGGTGCCCAGCACCCAGGCCGGGCTGGAGAGCCCCAGCTCGAaggggctggtgctgggagccaaGCACCCTTCGAGGCCTGGAGCAGTGCCCGCGCTGCGGAGGGGGAGTGGCTGTGTGGAGCCACCGGAGAGCgccaaggggcagggctggggctgcggcGGCTCCAGGCCCGAGAAGGAGAGGAGCAGCGAGTGGAAAGGCCGGAGGGGCGAGGGCAAAGCAGAGCAGCCGGAGCTGGTGCAGCCACCTCCCCTTGCTGCTGGGGATCAGCAGCCCCCGCACCCTGTAACCCTGGgcagctccccccagcccaagGGCAAGAGCAGGAAGAGCAGGAGCAGGATGGAGAAATCCAACACGTCCATCG ATGACGTGTTCCTGCCCAAAGACGTGGATGGGGTAGAGATGGACGAGACGGACCGAGAAGTAGAGTACTTCAAGAG gttCTGTCTGGATTCTGCTAAGCAAACTCGGCAGAAAGTGGCTGTGAACTGGACCAACTTCACCCTGAAGAAAACCACTTCAAGTGCAGCTCAgtga